The following coding sequences lie in one Microvirga sp. 17 mud 1-3 genomic window:
- a CDS encoding MgtC/SapB family protein encodes MTLDPLLERLAVALAIGMLIGLERGWKQRDEAEGERAAGLRTYMLATLLGALCAILSNGLGPVFLSLAFLAFAIAFTAFAWLEASAEGNVSATGTVAALLAFALGAYSILGDIRIAVAVAVTATIILALKQPLHSWLRRLTWVEIRAVLILLAMTFLLLPLLPNRTVDPYDAINPAEIWLLAIVIAALSFVGYVAVRILGSRHGVALAALAGGLASSTATTVTLARLSREQPGASRILAGGILLSSAVMVVRVIAVAGAVNVPLLAPLAWPLGAGGLVLLLAGALLLWHAGRDGSSPDLKIQNPFELGTALRLAGLIALISLFAKILGEKFGGAGLNLLAILSGIADVDAVTLSFARLSQTSLPLAAAAIGIALAVATNTVVKTGMTFVLGTPKTGWLVAAAGAAAITAGAVTHFLRVG; translated from the coding sequence ATGACCCTGGACCCCTTGCTCGAACGTCTCGCCGTCGCGCTCGCCATCGGAATGCTCATCGGGCTCGAGCGCGGCTGGAAGCAGCGGGACGAAGCGGAGGGCGAGCGCGCGGCAGGCCTTCGCACCTACATGCTCGCGACCCTCCTCGGGGCGCTCTGTGCCATCCTGAGCAACGGGCTCGGTCCGGTCTTCCTGAGCCTCGCGTTCCTCGCCTTCGCGATCGCCTTCACGGCCTTCGCGTGGCTCGAGGCCTCCGCAGAGGGCAATGTCAGCGCGACCGGCACGGTGGCGGCGCTCCTCGCCTTCGCGCTCGGAGCCTATTCGATCCTCGGCGACATCCGCATCGCAGTCGCCGTGGCCGTGACCGCGACGATCATCCTGGCCCTCAAGCAGCCGCTCCATTCCTGGCTGAGGCGGCTGACTTGGGTGGAGATCCGCGCGGTGCTGATCCTCCTCGCCATGACGTTCCTGCTCCTGCCGCTGCTGCCGAACCGCACGGTCGATCCTTATGACGCGATCAACCCGGCGGAGATCTGGCTGCTCGCCATCGTCATCGCGGCCCTTTCGTTCGTGGGCTACGTAGCCGTCAGGATTCTGGGGAGCCGCCACGGCGTCGCGCTGGCGGCGCTTGCAGGCGGCCTCGCCTCCTCGACCGCGACCACCGTGACCCTCGCGCGCCTATCCCGGGAGCAGCCCGGCGCGAGCCGGATCCTCGCGGGCGGCATCCTCCTTTCGAGCGCCGTGATGGTCGTGCGGGTGATTGCCGTGGCGGGCGCCGTGAACGTGCCGCTCCTCGCACCCCTCGCCTGGCCGCTCGGGGCGGGCGGGCTCGTGCTGCTCCTCGCCGGAGCCCTGCTGCTCTGGCATGCCGGCCGGGATGGAAGCTCTCCGGACCTGAAAATCCAGAATCCCTTCGAACTCGGAACGGCGCTGCGCCTTGCGGGCCTGATCGCCCTCATCAGCCTCTTCGCCAAGATCCTGGGCGAGAAGTTCGGCGGCGCGGGCCTTAACCTCCTCGCCATCCTCTCGGGAATCGCCGACGTGGACGCGGTTACCCTCTCGTTCGCCCGCCTTTCGCAGACGTCCCTCCCCCTTGCGGCGGCCGCAATCGGGATCGCGCTGGCGGTCGCGACCAACACGGTGGTGAAGACCGGCATGACCTTTGTGCTCGGAACGCCAAAAACCGGCTGGCTCGTCGCCGCCGCAGGCGCAGCCGCCATCACGGCCGGCGCCGTGACCCATTTCCTGCGCGTGGGATAA
- a CDS encoding hydrogen peroxide-inducible genes activator, translated as MITLRQLRYLAAVAETHHFGRAATLCHVTQPALSMQIQELEQSLGLHLVERRRNAVELTSEGREIVRHASAILAAVADLEDYARREKPPLVGMLRLGIIPSIAPYLLPKALPLLHEHHPELDLRVRETQTAALVDELVRGELDLIVAALPLDRPELDTLAAFEDRFLVARQARAGRSANERITPEALASEHVLLLEEGHCLRDQALSVCSALSPDTSQAFGASSLSTVMHLVANGYGITLLPEMAAATEGTDRVQLVRFTEPEPVRTIGLAWRRSSSRRKDAATLASVLTDARA; from the coding sequence ATGATCACCCTGCGCCAGCTCCGCTATCTCGCGGCCGTTGCCGAGACGCACCATTTCGGCCGCGCGGCCACCCTCTGCCACGTGACCCAGCCGGCCCTGTCCATGCAGATCCAGGAACTGGAGCAGTCCCTGGGCCTTCATCTGGTGGAACGGCGGCGCAACGCCGTGGAACTGACCTCCGAGGGCCGGGAGATCGTCCGGCACGCCTCCGCAATTCTGGCCGCGGTCGCTGACCTGGAGGATTATGCCCGCCGGGAGAAGCCACCCCTTGTCGGCATGCTGAGGCTCGGCATCATCCCGTCCATCGCCCCCTACCTGCTGCCGAAGGCCCTCCCCCTGCTCCACGAGCACCATCCGGAACTCGACCTGCGCGTCCGCGAGACCCAGACCGCAGCCCTCGTGGACGAACTCGTGCGCGGCGAACTCGATCTGATCGTCGCCGCCCTCCCGCTCGACCGCCCGGAACTCGACACCCTGGCGGCCTTCGAGGACCGTTTCCTGGTGGCGCGGCAGGCCCGGGCTGGGAGGAGCGCAAACGAGCGCATCACGCCCGAGGCCCTCGCGTCGGAGCACGTGCTGCTGCTGGAGGAAGGCCACTGCCTGCGCGACCAAGCGCTCAGCGTGTGCAGCGCCCTCTCGCCCGACACGTCCCAGGCTTTTGGCGCCTCCAGCCTCTCGACCGTCATGCACCTCGTGGCCAACGGCTACGGCATCACCCTCCTGCCCGAGATGGCGGCAGCGACGGAAGGCACGGACCGCGTCCAGCTCGTGCGCTTCACGGAGCCGGAGCCGGTGCGCACCATCGGCCTCGCCTGGCGCCGCTCCTCCTCCCGGCGGAAAGATGCCGCTACCCTCGCCAGTGTGCTGACGGACGCACGGGCCTGA
- a CDS encoding catalase has product MTKPTMTTTAGAPIADNQNSMSAGPRGPLLLQDYQLVEKLAHQNRERIPERVVHAKGSGAYGTFTVTQDVTKYTKAKLFSEVGKQTEIFLRFSTVAGERGAADAERDVRGFSVKFYTEEGNWDVVGNNTPVFFVRDPLKFPDFIRTQKRHPATNLRSATAMWDFWSLSPESLHQVTILFSDRGLPQGYRFMHGFGSHTYSFLNDAGERFWVKFHFKSMQGIRNWTNREAEAVIAKDRESAQRDLYEAIEQGDYPRWRVCVQIMPETDAEKTSYNPFDLTKVWPHAEYPLHEVGILELNRNARHYFAEVEQSSFSPSNIVPGIGFSPDKMLQGRIFAYADAHRYRVGTHYEALPVNRPRCPVHHYHADGSMLFEVPERGDAYYEPNSFGGPTQDARAAEPPLKISGDADRYDHRIGNDDYSQPGALFRLMSDDQKAQLMDNIAEAMQGVPVEIVKRQVLHFYLADKAYGLGVAARMGLSPSEAIPQAAE; this is encoded by the coding sequence ATGACGAAACCGACCATGACCACCACGGCCGGCGCTCCCATCGCCGACAACCAGAATTCCATGTCGGCCGGCCCGCGCGGGCCGCTGCTGCTGCAGGATTACCAGCTTGTCGAGAAGCTGGCGCATCAGAACCGGGAGCGCATTCCTGAGCGTGTGGTTCATGCGAAGGGCTCGGGCGCCTACGGCACCTTCACGGTGACGCAGGACGTCACGAAGTACACGAAGGCGAAGCTATTCTCCGAGGTAGGCAAGCAGACGGAAATCTTCCTGCGCTTCTCCACCGTGGCGGGCGAGCGCGGCGCGGCGGATGCCGAGCGCGACGTGCGCGGCTTCTCGGTGAAGTTCTACACGGAGGAGGGCAACTGGGACGTGGTCGGCAACAATACGCCGGTCTTCTTCGTCCGCGACCCGCTGAAATTCCCCGACTTCATCCGCACGCAGAAGCGCCATCCGGCCACCAACCTGCGCAGCGCCACCGCCATGTGGGATTTCTGGAGCCTCTCGCCCGAGAGCCTCCACCAAGTCACCATCCTGTTCTCGGACCGGGGCCTGCCGCAGGGCTACCGCTTCATGCACGGCTTCGGCTCGCACACCTATTCGTTCCTCAACGATGCGGGCGAGCGCTTCTGGGTGAAGTTCCACTTCAAGTCGATGCAAGGCATTCGTAACTGGACCAACCGGGAGGCGGAAGCCGTTATCGCCAAGGACCGCGAGAGCGCCCAACGTGACCTCTACGAGGCCATCGAGCAGGGCGATTATCCGCGCTGGCGGGTCTGCGTGCAGATCATGCCGGAAACGGATGCCGAGAAGACCTCCTACAACCCCTTTGACCTCACCAAGGTGTGGCCGCATGCGGAATACCCGCTGCACGAGGTCGGCATCCTGGAGCTGAACCGCAACGCCAGGCATTACTTCGCCGAGGTGGAGCAATCCTCCTTCTCACCGTCGAACATCGTGCCGGGCATCGGCTTCTCGCCCGACAAGATGCTCCAGGGCCGCATCTTCGCCTATGCGGATGCGCATCGCTATCGGGTCGGCACCCATTATGAGGCCCTGCCCGTGAACCGCCCGCGCTGCCCGGTCCATCATTATCATGCCGACGGCAGCATGCTGTTCGAGGTGCCCGAGCGGGGCGACGCTTACTACGAGCCGAACTCCTTCGGCGGCCCGACACAGGATGCCCGCGCCGCCGAGCCCCCGCTGAAGATCTCGGGCGATGCAGACCGCTACGACCACCGGATCGGCAACGACGATTACAGCCAGCCCGGAGCCCTTTTCCGGCTGATGAGCGATGACCAGAAGGCCCAGCTCATGGACAACATCGCCGAGGCGATGCAGGGCGTGCCCGTCGAGATCGTGAAGCGCCAGGTGCTCCACTTCTACCTCGCCGACAAGGCCTATGGCCTCGGTGTTGCCGCCCGGATGGGCCTGTCGCCGAGCGAGGCGATTCCTCAGGCCGCGGAATAG
- a CDS encoding dicarboxylate/amino acid:cation symporter, whose protein sequence is MIKTWFSRPLWQRVAVGFALGILAGVLFGEKAAVWFKPLGDIYLNLVRMIVIPLVFFTIVSSVAKLAEAGNVARLGARTLFWFMATSAVAVLVGFAFGHLIDPGLGLSNLPLGEVKARTIPSPLEVLIGIVPTNPIKAMADTNVLQVLFFAGIVGAALVSLGEKTAGLRALADQGAALVFRITRWVLQLTPIGTFGLIAWVVGRYGLSSLLPLGKFIAAMYIACLFHIIVVYGGLLKLHGLKVGRFFRGALPAQQMAFATSSSLATLPMSLRVAVERLGVPQSYASFAVPLGANVKMDGCGAIYPAIASIFIAQYFGLDLSLTQYVLIGLTAVLGSLGTAGVPGTSIVMLTLTLSTAGLPLEGIGYIVAIDRVIDMMRTATNVTGQILVPVLVAKEEGILDLAVYNGREEARAGSPEAVLAPAE, encoded by the coding sequence ATGATTAAAACGTGGTTTAGCCGGCCGCTCTGGCAGCGGGTCGCGGTCGGCTTCGCGCTCGGCATTCTGGCTGGCGTGCTTTTCGGCGAGAAGGCTGCCGTCTGGTTCAAGCCGCTCGGCGACATCTACCTGAACCTCGTGCGGATGATCGTGATCCCGCTCGTGTTCTTCACCATCGTGTCCAGCGTCGCGAAGCTGGCCGAGGCTGGGAACGTGGCGCGGCTCGGAGCCCGCACCCTGTTCTGGTTCATGGCGACCTCCGCGGTCGCGGTTCTGGTCGGCTTCGCGTTCGGCCACCTGATCGATCCAGGCCTCGGCCTGTCGAACCTGCCGCTCGGCGAGGTGAAGGCGCGGACGATCCCGTCTCCGCTCGAGGTGCTCATCGGCATCGTGCCGACGAACCCCATCAAGGCCATGGCGGACACGAACGTGCTGCAGGTGCTCTTCTTCGCCGGGATCGTCGGCGCTGCGCTGGTCTCCCTCGGCGAGAAGACAGCAGGCCTCAGGGCGCTCGCCGACCAGGGCGCCGCTCTTGTGTTCCGCATCACCCGCTGGGTCCTGCAGCTGACGCCCATCGGCACCTTCGGCCTCATCGCCTGGGTGGTGGGGCGCTACGGCCTGTCGTCCCTGCTGCCCCTCGGCAAGTTCATCGCGGCCATGTACATCGCCTGCCTGTTCCACATCATCGTGGTCTATGGCGGTCTCCTGAAGCTGCACGGCCTCAAGGTCGGGCGCTTCTTCCGCGGCGCACTGCCGGCCCAGCAGATGGCCTTCGCGACCTCGTCGAGCCTGGCGACCCTGCCCATGTCCCTGCGGGTGGCGGTGGAGCGTCTCGGCGTGCCGCAGAGCTATGCGAGCTTCGCGGTGCCGCTCGGCGCCAATGTGAAGATGGACGGCTGCGGCGCGATCTATCCGGCCATCGCGTCGATCTTCATCGCGCAGTATTTCGGCCTCGACCTCTCGCTGACGCAATACGTGCTGATCGGTCTTACGGCGGTGCTCGGCTCCCTCGGCACGGCCGGCGTTCCGGGCACCAGCATCGTGATGCTGACGCTGACGCTGAGCACCGCGGGCCTGCCCCTGGAGGGGATCGGCTACATCGTGGCCATCGACCGGGTGATCGACATGATGCGCACGGCGACCAATGTGACCGGCCAGATCCTCGTGCCGGTGCTGGTCGCCAAGGAGGAGGGCATCCTGGATCTCGCGGTCTATAACGGCCGCGAAGAGGCCCGTGCCGGGTCCCCCGAGGCGGTTCTCGCGCCTGCCGAGTGA
- a CDS encoding cation diffusion facilitator family transporter, protein MASQTSSKKVIYAALIGNFLIAVTKFVAAAWTGSSAMLSEGVHSLVDTGNELLLLYGLHRSKKPPDKAHPLGHGRELYFWTFIVALLIFSLGAGVSIYEGIVHLRHPEPMENPLVAYVVLGLSLLFEGGSWWIALKEFRKAKGRLGYFRAVRESKDPTTFTVLFEDTAALAGLLIALAGVAAAQYFEMPELDGMASLGIGVVLAVTALVLARETKGLLIGEAANKRLEGSVLAIAQADPAVERANGVVTVHLAPNQVVAALSAEFSDELRTPDIEACVTRVETKIRQAHPEITTLFIKPQSAGTYHRHHPATEAAIRHPADASSH, encoded by the coding sequence ATGGCGTCGCAGACCTCATCGAAGAAAGTCATCTACGCGGCGCTGATCGGCAATTTCCTGATCGCCGTCACCAAGTTCGTGGCGGCCGCCTGGACCGGAAGCTCCGCCATGCTGAGCGAAGGCGTCCATTCCCTCGTCGATACCGGCAATGAGCTCCTGCTCCTCTATGGCCTCCACCGTTCCAAGAAGCCACCCGACAAGGCGCATCCCCTCGGCCATGGGCGGGAGCTCTATTTCTGGACCTTCATCGTCGCGCTTCTGATCTTCTCTCTCGGCGCGGGCGTCTCGATCTATGAAGGCATCGTCCATCTCCGGCATCCGGAGCCTATGGAGAACCCGCTCGTCGCCTATGTGGTGCTGGGCCTGTCTCTCCTCTTCGAGGGCGGGTCCTGGTGGATCGCCCTCAAGGAATTTCGCAAGGCCAAGGGGCGGCTCGGCTATTTCCGCGCCGTGCGGGAGAGCAAGGATCCCACGACCTTCACGGTCCTGTTCGAGGACACGGCTGCCCTGGCCGGCCTCCTGATCGCCCTCGCGGGCGTGGCTGCGGCCCAATATTTCGAGATGCCGGAGCTCGACGGCATGGCCTCCCTCGGCATCGGCGTGGTGCTTGCCGTCACGGCCCTCGTCCTGGCGCGCGAGACGAAGGGGCTGCTCATCGGGGAGGCTGCCAACAAGCGCCTGGAAGGCTCGGTCCTGGCCATCGCGCAGGCCGACCCAGCCGTGGAGCGGGCGAACGGCGTCGTGACCGTGCACCTTGCGCCGAACCAGGTGGTCGCGGCGCTCAGCGCCGAGTTCTCCGACGAGCTGCGCACGCCCGACATCGAAGCCTGCGTCACCCGCGTGGAGACGAAGATCCGGCAGGCACATCCCGAGATCACCACGCTCTTCATCAAGCCCCAGAGCGCAGGCACCTATCACCGCCATCATCCGGCGACCGAGGCAGCAATCCGGCATCCGGCGGACGCGTCGTCGCATTAA
- a CDS encoding YkgJ family cysteine cluster protein — MAERVIKDDQPRVYFNCNKCPAFCCSIYERVAVSKQDIARLAKHFGVTFAEAQKRYTTDYDGERVLKRVKDVIFERTCTFLDQKTRGCTIYHARPGVCRSYPGRSRCAYYDLLRFERVQQGDESVVPLVKISFRDVDEEVVDGADEPEPIYEWDERED; from the coding sequence ATGGCCGAACGGGTCATCAAGGACGACCAGCCTCGCGTCTATTTCAACTGCAACAAGTGTCCGGCCTTCTGCTGCTCGATCTACGAGCGCGTCGCCGTGTCGAAGCAGGATATCGCGCGCCTGGCGAAGCATTTCGGCGTGACTTTCGCCGAGGCGCAGAAACGCTACACGACCGATTATGACGGAGAGCGCGTCCTCAAGCGCGTGAAGGACGTCATCTTCGAACGCACCTGCACATTCCTCGACCAGAAGACCCGCGGCTGCACGATCTACCATGCGCGGCCGGGGGTCTGCCGCTCCTATCCAGGGCGCTCGCGCTGCGCCTATTACGACCTGCTGCGCTTCGAGCGCGTTCAGCAGGGGGACGAGAGCGTGGTTCCGCTGGTCAAGATTTCGTTCCGGGACGTGGACGAGGAGGTCGTGGACGGCGCCGACGAGCCCGAGCCGATCTACGAGTGGGACGAGCGGGAGGATTAG
- a CDS encoding efflux RND transporter periplasmic adaptor subunit, giving the protein MLASRTFRVVVTAFVVALAITGGFFAWRLYVESPWTRDARVRANVILIAPEVSGTVADMRVKDNQAVKKGDVLFVIDPERYRFALAQAEATVEAREQEQEQRRRELERRTRLSSAAITVEAREQAATAVALAESAYDEALAALNTARLNFDRTTVRSPVNGYVTNLQVHAGDYAVAGKASLALVDSDSFYVVGYFEETKLRNLREGDPAEVRLLGFPEEIAGRVESIARAIADRETVSGTGGLIANVNPTFSWVRLAQRIPVRIDLDKVPDTIRLSAGMTATVVVKPQRENAARP; this is encoded by the coding sequence GTGCTTGCGTCTCGCACCTTTCGGGTCGTCGTCACCGCCTTCGTGGTCGCCCTGGCGATCACGGGCGGGTTCTTCGCCTGGCGCCTTTATGTGGAATCGCCCTGGACCCGCGACGCGCGCGTGCGGGCCAACGTGATCCTGATTGCGCCGGAGGTTTCCGGCACCGTGGCCGACATGCGGGTGAAGGACAACCAGGCGGTCAAGAAAGGCGACGTGCTGTTCGTCATCGATCCGGAGCGCTACCGCTTCGCCCTCGCGCAGGCGGAGGCCACCGTAGAGGCCCGGGAGCAGGAACAGGAGCAGCGCCGCCGTGAGCTGGAACGGCGCACGCGCCTCTCCAGCGCGGCCATTACCGTGGAGGCGCGCGAGCAGGCCGCAACGGCGGTCGCCCTTGCGGAGTCGGCCTATGACGAGGCGCTGGCCGCTCTCAATACCGCCCGCCTCAATTTCGACCGCACCACCGTGCGGTCGCCAGTGAACGGCTACGTCACCAATCTCCAGGTCCATGCGGGCGACTATGCCGTGGCCGGTAAGGCTTCCCTCGCGCTGGTCGACAGCGACTCGTTCTACGTGGTCGGCTATTTCGAGGAGACGAAGCTGCGCAACCTGCGCGAGGGCGACCCGGCCGAGGTGCGCCTCCTCGGCTTTCCGGAAGAGATCGCCGGACGCGTAGAAAGCATCGCGCGGGCCATCGCGGACCGGGAGACCGTGTCGGGCACCGGAGGGCTCATCGCCAACGTGAACCCGACCTTCAGCTGGGTGCGCCTGGCGCAGCGCATCCCCGTGCGCATCGACCTCGACAAGGTGCCGGACACGATCCGCCTGAGCGCCGGGATGACCGCGACCGTAGTCGTGAAGCCGCAACGGGAGAACGCCGCCCGGCCCTGA
- a CDS encoding DUF1656 domain-containing protein has protein sequence MIKEIDLFGIFVPPLFAYAAAAALLWLVLKRILAWLGADRFVWHPALFNTALYVLILSGCIAAVFHWDR, from the coding sequence ATGATCAAGGAAATTGACCTGTTCGGCATCTTCGTGCCGCCCCTCTTCGCCTATGCGGCCGCGGCGGCGCTTCTCTGGCTCGTCCTGAAACGGATCCTCGCCTGGCTCGGGGCGGACCGCTTCGTCTGGCATCCGGCGCTGTTCAACACGGCGCTTTATGTCCTCATCCTGTCGGGCTGCATCGCGGCCGTCTTCCATTGGGATCGTTGA
- a CDS encoding FUSC family protein yields MPQPSWREAIFSIKTFGAAMLALWIAFRLNLTQPSWAMLTAFVVSQPIAGMVAAKSLFRVAGTIVGAAIALLLVGLVAQAPPLFLVLLALWIGTCTFTSVLLRDAPASYGAVLSGYTAAIIGIPAALAPETAFDYAVGRCIEIVLGIGCATLVSQLVFPRSAGEALKSSVDATLNACARWVADMMRGGTDPDRFLSDQRKLIADVIALNALRIFSAFDTPTVRAAGDVARHLQGRLLALLALLVSIHDRLVLLQREAPEKLDRLQPFLEAAEGIFGREEVLIADPALERTIRDLENRISEAVPSLDDLIRDPETILVRNILLRLRDALETWRHILALRQSLFDGRPIRLGEAAPSTARYRDVTLALVAGGISVTAVLTTSAFWILSGWSNGSSAVIFSGVICSILASLDDPATAAGNFLRMTLLSAVAAAIYLLAVLPAIDGFTSLVMVLLPFYLPFGILLALPRIGTQVTPLGLNLVAFLSLTNSTTQTDFANFLNSTLGLLGGIVVGILMFRLLRPLGVEWAVRRIRRGIMRDLQALASGEVSADRSRFASRMFDRINALFSRVDIARPEQQGLMRGALTSLRIGFNLLTLRAVRTALPAPASRALDAALADLARHFRHLKNGRQNPTPPDLRPAIAILTTHRSSATADALTALMAIGSAMDRHGDFFGISEPYALHAVLAQQESA; encoded by the coding sequence ATGCCGCAGCCGAGTTGGCGAGAAGCGATATTCTCGATCAAGACCTTCGGCGCCGCGATGCTCGCCCTGTGGATCGCCTTCCGCCTCAACCTGACCCAGCCGAGCTGGGCCATGCTGACCGCCTTCGTGGTCTCCCAGCCCATTGCCGGGATGGTGGCGGCGAAATCCCTCTTCCGGGTCGCCGGGACGATTGTCGGGGCCGCAATCGCGCTCCTCCTGGTGGGGCTCGTCGCCCAGGCGCCGCCGCTCTTCCTGGTCCTTCTCGCCCTGTGGATCGGGACCTGCACCTTCACGTCCGTGCTCCTGCGCGACGCCCCGGCCTCCTACGGGGCCGTCCTGTCCGGCTACACGGCCGCGATCATCGGCATCCCGGCCGCCCTGGCGCCCGAGACGGCCTTCGACTACGCAGTGGGCCGCTGCATTGAGATCGTGCTGGGGATCGGCTGCGCGACGCTCGTGAGCCAGCTCGTCTTTCCCCGCTCGGCCGGAGAGGCCCTGAAATCCTCCGTCGACGCGACCCTGAACGCCTGCGCGCGCTGGGTCGCCGACATGATGCGCGGCGGAACCGACCCAGATCGTTTTCTCTCCGATCAGCGCAAGCTCATCGCCGACGTGATCGCCCTCAACGCCCTGCGGATCTTCTCGGCCTTCGATACGCCCACCGTGCGGGCGGCCGGGGACGTGGCTCGGCACCTGCAAGGGCGCCTTCTCGCTTTGCTGGCCCTGCTGGTGTCCATTCACGACCGGCTGGTGCTGCTGCAGCGCGAAGCGCCCGAGAAGCTGGACCGGCTCCAGCCCTTCCTCGAAGCCGCAGAGGGCATTTTCGGTCGAGAGGAGGTGCTGATTGCGGACCCTGCCCTGGAAAGGACGATCCGGGACCTGGAGAACAGGATTTCCGAGGCGGTCCCCTCCCTCGACGACCTGATCCGCGACCCCGAAACCATTTTGGTGCGCAACATCCTGCTGCGCCTGCGCGACGCGCTCGAAACCTGGCGGCACATCCTGGCCCTGCGGCAAAGCCTCTTCGACGGCCGACCCATACGACTCGGCGAGGCAGCTCCCTCCACGGCCCGCTACCGGGACGTCACCCTCGCCCTGGTGGCCGGTGGGATCTCGGTGACGGCCGTGCTGACGACCTCAGCCTTCTGGATCCTGTCCGGCTGGAGCAACGGCAGCTCGGCGGTGATCTTCAGCGGGGTTATTTGCAGCATCCTGGCCTCCCTGGACGACCCGGCGACGGCTGCCGGGAATTTCCTGCGCATGACCCTGCTCTCTGCTGTGGCGGCGGCCATCTATCTCCTGGCGGTCCTTCCGGCAATCGACGGCTTCACGTCCCTGGTCATGGTGCTGCTGCCCTTCTATCTGCCCTTCGGCATCCTGCTGGCGCTTCCGCGCATCGGCACCCAGGTAACGCCCCTCGGCCTGAATCTCGTGGCCTTCCTCAGCCTGACCAACAGCACCACGCAGACGGATTTCGCCAATTTCCTCAACTCCACCCTCGGCCTCCTCGGTGGGATCGTGGTCGGCATCCTGATGTTCCGGCTCCTGCGGCCGCTGGGTGTCGAGTGGGCCGTCCGGCGCATCCGTCGCGGGATCATGAGGGACCTCCAGGCACTCGCCTCCGGAGAGGTGAGCGCCGACCGCAGCCGTTTCGCGAGCCGGATGTTCGACCGGATCAACGCCCTGTTCTCCCGCGTGGACATCGCGCGGCCGGAGCAACAGGGCCTCATGCGCGGCGCGCTCACGTCGCTACGCATCGGCTTCAATCTCCTGACCCTGCGCGCCGTCCGCACGGCCCTGCCGGCACCGGCTTCCCGTGCGCTGGACGCGGCCTTGGCGGATCTCGCCCGGCATTTCCGCCACCTGAAGAACGGGCGTCAGAATCCGACGCCCCCGGACCTTCGTCCCGCCATCGCCATTCTCACGACTCATCGCTCGTCCGCGACCGCCGATGCCCTGACGGCCCTGATGGCCATCGGCAGCGCCATGGACCGTCACGGAGATTTCTTCGGCATTTCAGAACCCTACGCGCTCCATGCCGTCCTCGCCCAGCAGGAGAGTGCATGA
- a CDS encoding MFS transporter → MASAAAPARPAVEGVAVPILAAISFSHFLNDLIQSLIPAIYPLLKESYALDFAQIGLITLTFQLTASLLQPLVGFYTDKRPMPFSLVVGMGFTLVGLLTLSRASSYPLLLLAAGLVGMGSSVFHPESSRVARMASGGRHGLAQSVFQVGGNAGTAIGPLLAAFIVVPLGQPSIAWFSAVALLAMIVLSQVGRWYGTKLAALRSKPRAAAVRSTHSRKRIFWSITILMLLVFSKNFYTASITSYFTFYLISKFQLSVQDAQLHLFIFLGAVAAGTVLGGPIGDRIGRKYVIWFSILGVLPFTLALPYANLFWTGVLSVIIGLILASAFSAILVYATELVPGRVGMIAGLFFGLSFGMGGLGAAVLGELADWTGIETVYRVCSFLPAIGLLTVFLPHERPGRHA, encoded by the coding sequence ATCGCCTCCGCCGCCGCTCCTGCCCGTCCTGCGGTGGAAGGAGTGGCCGTACCGATCCTGGCGGCCATCAGCTTCTCGCATTTCCTCAACGACCTGATTCAGTCGCTCATTCCGGCGATCTACCCGCTCCTGAAGGAGAGCTATGCGCTCGACTTCGCGCAGATCGGCCTCATCACCCTCACGTTCCAGCTCACCGCATCGCTGCTCCAGCCCCTGGTCGGCTTCTACACGGACAAGCGGCCGATGCCGTTCTCCCTCGTGGTGGGCATGGGCTTCACGCTCGTCGGCCTGCTCACGCTCTCGCGTGCCTCCTCCTATCCGCTCCTGCTCCTCGCGGCCGGGCTGGTCGGCATGGGCTCCTCTGTGTTCCACCCGGAATCCTCCCGCGTCGCCCGCATGGCCTCCGGCGGGCGGCACGGCCTAGCGCAATCGGTTTTCCAGGTGGGCGGTAATGCCGGAACGGCCATCGGGCCGCTCCTGGCGGCCTTCATCGTCGTGCCCCTGGGCCAGCCAAGCATCGCCTGGTTTTCGGCGGTCGCCCTGTTGGCCATGATCGTCCTGTCCCAGGTCGGCCGGTGGTACGGGACTAAGCTCGCAGCCCTGCGGTCCAAGCCCCGCGCCGCGGCGGTCAGGTCCACGCATTCGCGGAAACGGATCTTCTGGTCGATCACCATCCTGATGCTGCTCGTCTTCTCGAAGAACTTCTACACGGCGAGCATCACCAGCTATTTCACCTTCTATCTAATCTCGAAGTTCCAGCTTTCTGTGCAGGATGCGCAGCTGCACCTGTTCATCTTCCTCGGCGCGGTGGCGGCCGGCACGGTGCTGGGCGGGCCCATCGGGGACCGGATCGGGCGCAAATACGTGATCTGGTTCTCGATCCTGGGCGTCCTGCCCTTCACCCTGGCCTTGCCCTACGCCAACCTGTTCTGGACCGGGGTTCTCAGCGTCATCATCGGCCTGATCCTGGCCTCCGCCTTCTCGGCGATCCTGGTCTATGCCACGGAGCTGGTGCCCGGCCGGGTCGGGATGATCGCCGGCCTGTTCTTCGGGCTCTCGTTCGGCATGGGCGGCCTCGGCGCCGCGGTGCTGGGCGAGCTGGCGGACTGGACCGGTATCGAGACCGTCTATCGCGTCTGCTCGTTCCTGCCGGCCATCGGGCTCCTCACGGTCTTCCTGCCGCACGAGCGGCCGGGGCGACACGCCTGA